DNA sequence from the Gammaproteobacteria bacterium genome:
TGCTTATGAATCAGTCGAGAATGCCGGAGGTCGATGGACAGGCATCGCCGGTGCCGCCATCTACACATTCGATTCAGCTGGAAATCAATGGCGCGGCACATGCGCTGGACGTCGCGCCATGGACGACGTTGCTCGATCTGTTGCGCGAACATCTTGATCTGACCGGCACGAAAAAGGGGTGCGACCACGGACAATGCGGCGCGTGCACGGTGCTGGTCGATGGCAGACGCATCAACGCATGTCTGAGTCTTGCCATCATGCAGGACGGCGCCAGCATCACGACGATCGAGGGCCTGGCTGACGGCGACACGCTGCATCCCCTCCAACGGGCGTTTGTGGAACATGACGCGTTTCAGTGTGGTTACTGTACACCGGGCCAGATCTGCTCCGCCGTCGGACTGATCGACGAAGGACACGCACAGACGCGCGACGACATCCGGGAACTGATGAGCGGCAACATCTGTCGCTGCGGGGCCTACCCGAACATCGTCGCGGCAATTGAGCAGGTGATGGCGGCCGCCAGAGACGATACCTCATCATGAACAATTTTTCGTACACAAGAGTGAGTGACGTGGCGTCAGCCGTGCGCGAAATCGCGGCTGATACAACCGCGAAGTTCATCGCCGGCGGCACCAATCTCGTTGACCTGATGAAGGAAAACGTCGCGCGTCCAGGCCGTCTGATCGATATCACACGGTTGCCCTTGAACAAAATCGAAGCAACCGAAGACGGCGGTCTGCGGCTGGGCGCGCTGGTCAAAAACGCGGACACGGCCTACGACGAAACAGTGCGGGCGCGTTACCCGTTGCTGTCGAAAGCGATCCTCGCGGGTGCGTCGGCGCAGCTTCGCAACATGGCGACCAACGGCGGCAGCCTCATGCAGCGCACACGCTGTTATTGTTTTTACGATACCGCCACGCCCTGCAACAAGCGCGAGCCCGCCGCCGGCTGTTCCGCGCTCGACGGTTTCAACCGCATCCATGCAATTCTCGGTGCAAGCGACCAGTGCATCGCCACGCATCCGTCGGACATGTGCGTGGCGCTGGCGGCGCTGGAGGCGAGCGTGCAGGTTCAAAGCAGCGAGGGTCAGCGCCAAATTCCGTTCGCTAAATTTCATCGCTTGCCCGGTGATACGCCACAGATTGACAACACCCTGCAACCATACGAAATGATCACGTCGATCGACCTGCCGCCCAAAAGCTTCGCGGGAAATTACTGCTATCTGAAGCTGCGTGATCGCGCTTCGTACGCATTCGCGCTGGTGTCGGTCGCCGCGGCGCTGGACATGGATGGGGATCGCATCAGCACCGCGCGACTCGCGCTCGGCGGCGTCGCGCACAAACCCTGGCGTGACGGCGAGGCAGAAGAAATACTGAATGGCAAACCCGCAAGCCTTAAGAATTTTCAGCAGGCCGCAGCCGCGGTCGTGCGTAACGCAAAAGGTTATGGCGAGA
Encoded proteins:
- a CDS encoding (2Fe-2S)-binding protein, with amino-acid sequence MNQSRMPEVDGQASPVPPSTHSIQLEINGAAHALDVAPWTTLLDLLREHLDLTGTKKGCDHGQCGACTVLVDGRRINACLSLAIMQDGASITTIEGLADGDTLHPLQRAFVEHDAFQCGYCTPGQICSAVGLIDEGHAQTRDDIRELMSGNICRCGAYPNIVAAIEQVMAAARDDTSS
- a CDS encoding xanthine dehydrogenase family protein subunit M; its protein translation is MNNFSYTRVSDVASAVREIAADTTAKFIAGGTNLVDLMKENVARPGRLIDITRLPLNKIEATEDGGLRLGALVKNADTAYDETVRARYPLLSKAILAGASAQLRNMATNGGSLMQRTRCYCFYDTATPCNKREPAAGCSALDGFNRIHAILGASDQCIATHPSDMCVALAALEASVQVQSSEGQRQIPFAKFHRLPGDTPQIDNTLQPYEMITSIDLPPKSFAGNYCYLKLRDRASYAFALVSVAAALDMDGDRISTARLALGGVAHKPWRDGEAEEILNGKPASLKNFQQAAAAVVRNAKGYGENDFKIELAQHAIVRALQLAVSMEQPA